In Limisalsivibrio acetivorans, one genomic interval encodes:
- a CDS encoding PKD domain-containing protein, with the protein MRRSLLAVIITVLFTFMLTAGCGGGGSSTADKKESVQLALGNALPLVEDDMNLGPVSVDKVYLDILKEGSVDVRTDITSAMMRGERSVSVEITSGTQYDFRIRAYGKGSDLLCEDNATAFVESNAVTEIDLLCAFQDQGVISSLFFEMFSYLDSEQVTTEGFGEFLAADFGMMDGMDRSTFIDQIVYDNDRNGPAPLQDTEVTKLEKISDTEYEGVVKAIYEDGTTERLRGIVKNENGNWYMAGNGKAFHSWVRSTNVKVTKADDSVVKLAGLFIEAENMGDKDISYIMVVGAGLPEGGLKLVPNTYDDEHKGFVIAEYYNATDTDLSNMNLYRMQDTQITQISDGSMYTFNAYDNNGDLTASTTESIGARPYTTGEMTSALFAMPSETLSHDAAEFFTNPFTAEISNPAGYTPLRMEAELSAYSESGHYDEWKQLRVDGNASVSFNTGSLSDTPMLAYFKTVALDSSGRASVWKWYAKSTYENIHPVVSISQPAEPTVTAGVVFDLVATAYDADGQITGWSINFGDGTVITSDDNITQTVQRENSLTFHASHSYSEKGTYTVTVTAFDDAEGSGTTTVSLNATEPQNPFVVEILNPSDGGSFQTGESVYFNADIQPVEGESLSSVQWSFGDGGSSTDNPTSHTYSAAGTYSVLVEAYDTAGNYGYDYTTLTVEQGQTPPSVEILSPADGSVFTITGTGIPVTFDGSATDSDGTVSSINWSFGDGGTASIEDPTHEYTTPGTYTVSLTAVDDDNLTSTDSISITIDSSGTAPTISITEPTDNAEVYKGTDVTFKATASDPDGGAVTIGWDFGDGSYGSGAETTHPFNSTGTYTVQAKAEDEDNMTTTASVTIKVIESNSPPSVTILEPGNGSTYYTHETINFDASATDPEGDSISSVQWFFGDGNTAGTYNASHSYPTAGTYTVKFQATDSNGNTGESTISISILQ; encoded by the coding sequence ATGAGAAGATCTTTGCTGGCCGTTATTATAACAGTTCTGTTCACCTTTATGCTCACCGCAGGCTGCGGAGGGGGAGGTTCCTCCACTGCGGACAAGAAAGAAAGCGTTCAGCTCGCCTTAGGTAATGCTCTCCCGCTTGTGGAAGATGATATGAACCTTGGTCCGGTGAGCGTTGACAAGGTTTATCTGGACATCCTCAAAGAGGGGAGTGTGGATGTTAGAACGGATATAACATCTGCGATGATGCGTGGTGAGAGAAGTGTCAGCGTAGAGATAACCTCTGGTACGCAGTATGATTTTCGAATCAGAGCATACGGCAAAGGGTCTGATCTTCTATGCGAGGACAACGCCACCGCTTTCGTTGAAAGCAACGCTGTTACAGAGATAGACCTCCTCTGTGCCTTTCAGGACCAGGGTGTTATCTCCTCGCTATTCTTTGAGATGTTCAGCTATCTGGACAGCGAACAGGTTACAACAGAAGGTTTCGGTGAGTTCCTTGCAGCAGACTTCGGAATGATGGACGGAATGGACAGAAGCACTTTCATAGATCAGATCGTTTACGATAACGACCGTAACGGTCCCGCACCACTTCAGGACACCGAGGTAACAAAGCTGGAGAAGATATCGGATACTGAATACGAAGGCGTTGTAAAGGCAATATACGAGGACGGAACCACCGAAAGGTTGCGGGGAATAGTGAAGAACGAGAACGGCAACTGGTACATGGCTGGTAACGGAAAAGCATTCCACTCATGGGTCCGCAGTACCAACGTCAAGGTGACAAAGGCGGACGATTCCGTTGTGAAGCTTGCCGGTCTTTTCATTGAAGCGGAGAATATGGGGGATAAGGACATATCCTACATAATGGTTGTGGGCGCCGGTCTCCCCGAAGGTGGGCTTAAACTCGTCCCCAACACCTATGACGACGAGCACAAGGGTTTTGTAATCGCAGAGTACTATAATGCAACGGACACCGATCTCAGCAACATGAACCTTTACCGTATGCAGGATACGCAGATAACCCAGATATCAGACGGTTCGATGTATACATTCAACGCATACGACAATAACGGTGACCTTACGGCATCCACCACCGAAAGCATCGGCGCAAGACCCTACACCACCGGTGAAATGACATCTGCCCTTTTTGCTATGCCGTCAGAGACCCTCAGCCACGATGCGGCGGAGTTCTTCACCAACCCCTTCACTGCGGAGATAAGCAACCCCGCCGGCTACACGCCCCTGAGGATGGAGGCGGAACTCTCCGCATACAGCGAAAGCGGACACTATGACGAATGGAAACAGCTCAGGGTGGACGGCAATGCTTCCGTATCCTTTAATACCGGAAGCCTCAGCGATACACCTATGCTCGCATACTTCAAGACAGTAGCACTCGACAGCAGCGGCAGAGCATCAGTCTGGAAGTGGTACGCCAAAAGCACATACGAAAATATACACCCCGTTGTCAGCATATCCCAGCCGGCTGAGCCGACCGTTACCGCCGGCGTTGTCTTCGACCTGGTGGCCACAGCCTATGACGCAGACGGCCAGATCACAGGATGGAGCATAAACTTCGGTGACGGAACGGTCATAACATCGGATGACAACATAACCCAGACCGTACAAAGGGAAAACAGCCTTACCTTCCACGCATCCCATTCATACTCTGAAAAGGGAACATACACTGTGACGGTTACAGCCTTTGATGACGCAGAGGGGAGCGGAACCACGACCGTATCCCTTAACGCCACAGAACCCCAGAACCCATTCGTTGTGGAGATACTTAACCCCTCTGACGGCGGAAGCTTCCAGACAGGAGAGAGCGTATATTTCAATGCAGACATACAGCCTGTGGAGGGGGAGAGCCTGAGCAGTGTCCAGTGGAGCTTTGGCGACGGGGGCTCATCAACGGATAACCCCACAAGCCATACATACAGCGCCGCCGGAACTTACAGCGTTCTTGTGGAGGCATACGACACAGCCGGAAACTACGGATACGACTACACCACTCTCACAGTGGAGCAGGGGCAGACACCCCCGTCCGTTGAGATCCTGTCACCCGCAGACGGCTCCGTATTCACCATAACCGGCACAGGCATACCGGTAACCTTTGACGGTTCTGCAACGGACAGCGATGGAACCGTAAGCTCTATCAATTGGAGTTTCGGTGACGGCGGCACAGCTTCCATTGAGGATCCCACCCATGAGTACACCACACCGGGAACTTACACTGTGAGCCTCACAGCTGTGGATGACGATAACCTCACCAGCACAGACAGTATCAGCATAACCATTGATTCCTCAGGTACAGCACCGACAATAAGCATTACGGAGCCCACTGACAATGCAGAGGTTTACAAAGGAACGGATGTGACATTCAAAGCCACAGCATCGGATCCGGATGGTGGAGCTGTTACCATAGGATGGGATTTCGGAGATGGAAGCTATGGAAGTGGAGCTGAAACAACCCACCCCTTCAACTCCACAGGCACATACACCGTTCAGGCGAAGGCGGAGGATGAGGACAATATGACAACTACCGCTTCGGTTACCATTAAGGTTATTGAGTCCAACTCTCCTCCATCGGTGACAATACTTGAGCCCGGCAACGGAAGCACCTACTACACCCATGAAACAATAAACTTCGATGCCTCGGCCACAGATCCCGAAGGGGACAGCATATCAAGCGTTCAGTGGTTCTTCGGTGACGGCAACACGGCTGGAACCTATAACGCATCTCACTCGTATCCAACTGCAGGGACCTACACAGTGAAGTTCCAGGCAACGGACTCCAACGGCAACACAGGGGAGAGCACCATATCAATCTCCATACTACAATAA
- a CDS encoding ZIP family metal transporter yields the protein MIETFSGFNPILQAFLATLFTWGMTAAGASLVFFFNEINRKVLDGMLGFAAGVMIAASYWSLLAPAIEMAENSGGIPWIPATVGFLTGGAFLWAVDKVLPHLHLGFPRQEAEGIETNWHRSILLVLAITLHNIPEGLAVGVAFGAVAHGLPSAALAGAVALAIGIGIQNFPEGTAVSVPLRREGLSKGKCFWYGQLSGVVEPIAAVVGAAAVIMMEPILPYALSFAAGAMIYVVVEELIPEAQLEKNTDIATIGTMIGFAVMMTLDVALG from the coding sequence ATGATAGAAACTTTCAGCGGCTTCAATCCCATACTGCAGGCCTTTCTGGCCACACTCTTCACATGGGGGATGACAGCCGCAGGCGCATCACTCGTTTTCTTCTTCAACGAAATTAACCGGAAGGTGCTGGACGGCATGCTCGGCTTCGCCGCAGGTGTTATGATAGCTGCCAGCTACTGGTCTCTCCTTGCACCTGCCATTGAGATGGCGGAAAACAGTGGCGGTATACCATGGATACCCGCAACAGTGGGCTTCCTTACAGGAGGAGCCTTTCTGTGGGCTGTGGACAAGGTTCTGCCGCACCTGCATCTCGGTTTTCCGAGGCAGGAAGCAGAGGGAATAGAGACAAACTGGCACAGAAGCATACTCCTTGTGCTCGCCATAACGCTGCATAACATACCCGAAGGTCTTGCCGTAGGTGTGGCGTTCGGTGCAGTTGCCCACGGCCTCCCCTCAGCTGCCCTTGCCGGAGCAGTGGCCCTCGCCATCGGTATCGGTATACAGAACTTCCCCGAAGGAACGGCGGTATCCGTACCCCTGCGCAGGGAGGGGCTCAGCAAAGGGAAATGTTTCTGGTACGGTCAGCTATCCGGGGTTGTGGAACCCATTGCGGCGGTTGTCGGAGCGGCGGCTGTTATCATGATGGAGCCCATACTCCCCTACGCCCTCTCCTTCGCCGCCGGTGCTATGATCTACGTTGTTGTGGAAGAGCTTATACCCGAGGCACAGCTTGAAAAGAACACCGACATAGCCACCATCGGAACCATGATCGGTTTCGCCGTTATGATGACGCTCGATGTGGCACTCGGCTAA
- a CDS encoding cytochrome ubiquinol oxidase subunit I, with protein MDYPLWYIPGIGGAMVIATIAVIHVFISHFAVGMGLYIVLAEKKSIKTGDQSFREFVRRNALMLLLVSAVIGALTGVGIWFSIALVSPAGTSALIHIYVWGWASEWTFFVLEIVALLIYYYTWGKVSDKFHVFIGWIYFISAWMSLFIINGIITFQLTTGNWVETRSFWDGFFNATFWPSLIGRTGVALLIAGIYAGVVVALTKDKEVKVKMGRFTGWFIVAGTIIAYIGMYWWSYSIPEEVRANFFGGNETLSGFYQNAALFTLITAALGVFFNLLFPKFNHVIVAFVIMALGLTSFGYYEFTRERVRKPYIIRDYMYSNGILLSEVDKLNEEGILSKAKWANVEEHTSTKEIGFAVYKAQCNICHDMYDFNALAPLIEGLEAADLNDMFMYLDANPLMPPFVGTDEEREALAEYLADTVN; from the coding sequence ATGGATTATCCACTGTGGTATATCCCGGGGATAGGGGGTGCGATGGTTATTGCCACCATCGCCGTTATCCACGTATTCATATCCCATTTTGCCGTGGGTATGGGTCTTTATATTGTTCTGGCTGAAAAGAAATCTATCAAGACGGGAGATCAGTCGTTTAGGGAGTTTGTGCGCAGGAACGCCCTTATGCTCCTTCTGGTTTCCGCCGTTATCGGAGCACTCACCGGTGTGGGTATATGGTTCAGCATCGCTCTGGTTTCTCCGGCGGGAACATCGGCGCTGATACACATCTATGTATGGGGCTGGGCATCGGAGTGGACGTTCTTCGTCCTTGAGATTGTTGCTCTGCTTATCTATTACTACACATGGGGTAAGGTGAGCGACAAGTTTCATGTTTTTATAGGATGGATCTACTTTATCTCCGCATGGATGAGCCTTTTTATCATCAACGGCATCATCACCTTCCAGCTCACCACCGGAAACTGGGTTGAGACACGTTCCTTCTGGGACGGATTTTTTAACGCAACGTTCTGGCCCTCGCTCATAGGAAGAACCGGCGTAGCCCTTCTCATAGCAGGAATATATGCCGGTGTTGTGGTTGCGCTCACCAAAGACAAGGAAGTAAAGGTCAAGATGGGGCGTTTTACAGGATGGTTCATCGTAGCGGGTACGATAATCGCCTATATCGGCATGTACTGGTGGAGCTATTCCATACCCGAAGAGGTTCGTGCAAACTTCTTCGGAGGTAACGAGACCCTCAGCGGCTTCTATCAGAATGCGGCTCTGTTTACGCTCATAACAGCGGCTCTGGGTGTTTTCTTCAACCTCCTGTTTCCCAAATTTAACCATGTGATAGTGGCTTTTGTCATCATGGCTCTCGGCCTCACAAGCTTCGGCTACTACGAGTTCACCAGAGAGCGAGTGCGTAAGCCCTATATCATAAGGGATTACATGTACTCCAACGGTATCCTTCTCTCCGAGGTGGACAAGCTGAATGAGGAGGGTATCCTTTCGAAGGCGAAATGGGCAAACGTTGAGGAGCATACGAGCACCAAGGAGATAGGTTTTGCCGTATACAAGGCGCAGTGCAACATCTGTCATGATATGTACGATTTCAACGCCCTTGCGCCGCTAATAGAGGGTCTGGAGGCTGCAGATCTCAACGATATGTTCATGTATCTGGATGCCAATCCGCTTATGCCACCCTTTGTGGGAACGGATGAAGAACGTGAAGCATTGGCTGAGTATCTCGCCGATACGGTTAATTAA
- a CDS encoding glycosyltransferase family 9 protein, translated as MTTPALRAYRKSFPEDELVFIIGKSCEKVLTMNPHIDRLLTFSDENIYNGSLIAKVKETLHLIRLLRSLKAERIFVMQRHWMWNLVSRLSGISVRYGFGRDKNGKYLTHPVYSIDDYHEIDSYIEVCKLKDGFKPDGHGMDMFASEVNRKRSETLTEGLFDKDVIALAPGGGANVKTKMDIKRWPGFNELARHILETTEMNILFIGAQEDRDLIDFKSLDKSRTRDLCGKVSLGGSYHILKKCRLLVSNDSGAMHLGAAAAIPVIGIFGPTDPHNLYPITHHQSRYIWLNVDCSPCYKDGDFPSKTDHKCMTGITKEAVYAQIEEILKGK; from the coding sequence ATGACTACGCCCGCATTGAGAGCCTACCGGAAATCATTCCCAGAAGATGAACTTGTTTTCATAATAGGTAAGTCTTGCGAAAAGGTACTCACCATGAACCCTCATATTGACAGACTGCTCACCTTCAGCGATGAAAACATCTACAATGGATCACTGATTGCAAAAGTGAAGGAAACCCTTCACCTCATTCGCCTTCTGCGGTCGCTGAAAGCGGAGCGGATCTTTGTGATGCAGAGGCACTGGATGTGGAACCTGGTATCCAGACTCTCCGGCATCTCTGTTAGATACGGTTTCGGAAGGGACAAGAATGGAAAGTACCTCACACACCCGGTATACAGTATAGACGACTACCACGAGATCGACTCCTATATTGAAGTCTGCAAACTCAAGGATGGCTTCAAGCCGGACGGCCATGGTATGGACATGTTCGCATCAGAGGTAAACCGTAAAAGAAGCGAAACGCTTACCGAAGGCCTGTTTGATAAGGATGTTATCGCCCTTGCTCCAGGAGGCGGCGCAAACGTAAAAACAAAGATGGACATAAAACGCTGGCCCGGCTTCAACGAGCTGGCAAGGCACATCCTCGAAACGACGGAGATGAACATTCTCTTCATCGGAGCCCAGGAAGACAGGGATCTCATCGATTTCAAATCGCTAGATAAATCCCGAACAAGGGATCTTTGCGGCAAGGTTTCTCTGGGAGGCTCCTATCATATACTTAAAAAGTGCCGACTCCTCGTCTCCAACGACAGCGGAGCTATGCACCTCGGCGCAGCCGCCGCCATACCCGTTATCGGCATATTCGGCCCCACAGACCCCCACAACCTCTACCCCATAACCCATCACCAAAGCCGCTACATCTGGCTGAACGTGGACTGCTCCCCCTGTTACAAGGATGGAGATTTTCCCTCGAAAACCGATCATAAATGCATGACAGGCATAACAAAAGAAGCAGTCTATGCACAAATTGAAGAGATACTGAAAGGAAAATAG
- a CDS encoding sensor domain-containing diguanylate cyclase has protein sequence MNNIDNLYKTLLDEIADGVYFVDTEKRITYWNHAAESLTGFSSDEVLGRHCSDNILMHIDRQGRNVCKDRCPLALTLLDGEKRVCELFMHHSKGERIPVESSITAIRDDSGKIIGAVELFRDNTHSLKQSKQIKELKSAALTDPGTKIANRRFLEMKISTSFEEMKRYNIPFGILLIDLDNFKQVNDTFGHDTGDDILRAVARTLSANCRSTDLAGRWGGEEFLVVVTHVDKEELNAIADKMRLLIKHSFIEKDDMTVSVTATIGGCLAAKDDTAETLVKRADELLYSGKAWGKNRVVI, from the coding sequence TTGAATAATATCGATAATCTGTACAAGACCCTTCTCGATGAGATTGCGGACGGAGTCTATTTCGTGGACACCGAAAAACGTATAACTTACTGGAACCATGCGGCAGAATCTCTTACGGGTTTCTCCAGTGACGAGGTTCTGGGCAGGCACTGCAGCGACAACATACTTATGCACATAGACCGGCAGGGGCGAAACGTCTGTAAGGATCGATGTCCCCTTGCTTTAACCCTCCTTGACGGCGAGAAACGTGTCTGCGAGCTTTTCATGCACCATAGCAAAGGTGAGCGCATCCCTGTGGAATCCTCCATAACAGCCATACGGGACGATTCGGGAAAGATAATCGGTGCCGTTGAGCTATTCCGTGACAACACCCACTCCCTTAAGCAATCCAAGCAGATCAAGGAACTGAAATCCGCCGCACTCACCGACCCGGGCACCAAGATCGCCAACAGAAGATTCCTCGAGATGAAGATCTCAACCTCCTTTGAGGAGATGAAAAGATACAACATACCATTTGGCATACTCTTGATAGATTTGGATAACTTCAAGCAGGTGAACGATACCTTCGGCCACGACACAGGGGACGATATCCTCCGTGCTGTGGCAAGAACCCTGAGCGCAAACTGCCGATCTACCGACCTTGCCGGACGCTGGGGTGGCGAGGAATTCCTTGTTGTTGTAACCCATGTTGACAAGGAGGAGCTTAACGCCATAGCCGATAAGATGCGCCTGCTCATCAAACACAGCTTTATCGAAAAAGACGATATGACAGTAAGCGTTACAGCGACCATTGGAGGATGTCTCGCCGCAAAAGACGACACCGCTGAAACCCTTGTTAAACGTGCGGATGAGCTTCTGTATTCGGGCAAGGCGTGGGGTAAAAACAGAGTTGTAATCTAA
- a CDS encoding PD-(D/E)XK nuclease family protein: protein MIYADRIPQDASPIGHTANYIKRNSLTGRDCMCILPTGRNTRSLANRLSSSKDSPDIYNISDFYRYLFKIPAPLVPSELRSYYLRKAAQRLKADEQTALFKKEEPSFMDDFISFTGTGTTFHRFFRELSAEHITPEDLRKASLYTDYERETELLHVLLGHYRDILGENGLCDDMDIHENPVVDERWLSRYKKAVILISGYLTRHENRTLAELGNQLELHIIFNFSGSKTWNHKETEQALAIEIPERDQVPLPPVTLSSAPTAAEEYERVIAAVYSYMESGTEPEKIAVLLPDESMKEMYLQHDPYNLFNVSAGMDAISFEPLQIAETIAEALEKSTERGLPIESAMKIIRQPACSKLFGSIGIEQRVLKRMENGALFVSAKDLTAVPAVNDTIGIYFAEDEAELSMAAYMMITSIKAFKKILDSDREIQHANTVITELQRLRIIYSAANDTFPLYVCIRQILTSLSGVRFHHPGGPVTVMGLLESRNMKFDAVIVPGMNADTFPPVSEKDLYLNTELRQNLKLPTFMDREHLAINYLDQILQRSKSAQLIYREQGDAHFPSPYIEKLRTSRKLETIQSPYGGALLFGKKGRRGYEDIDTLPPVKDIKERLKRKKISATMLQDYLDCTFRFCLKYLYGLRTPPEPLHKIPAYEYGNALHTLLEHIFKDDIDYSPEELHKLIKEGFLKSMARFDAYSASPVEQFKSEMTAEGLVSFARNEAERRREGWRTIEFEEKYEEELFGFPFKGIIDRIDQSADHTIIVDYKFSKKDENSKGFDPENPKEIQMPLYALLYEKRHGKLPDGVFWYELKNKYNLVKAFDMADIELFKGFIETVIGRMTDAQQEFTKTEKTSRCQYCDYADICARSRN from the coding sequence ATGATATACGCAGACAGAATACCTCAGGACGCCTCGCCCATAGGGCACACGGCGAACTACATCAAACGGAACTCCCTCACGGGAAGGGACTGCATGTGCATTCTTCCCACAGGAAGAAACACCCGCTCACTCGCAAACAGGCTATCAAGCTCAAAAGACTCGCCGGACATATATAACATATCCGACTTTTACCGATACCTATTCAAGATACCCGCACCCCTCGTGCCGAGCGAGCTTCGAAGCTATTACCTGCGTAAAGCCGCCCAAAGACTCAAGGCGGATGAGCAAACCGCCCTCTTCAAGAAGGAGGAGCCCTCCTTCATGGACGACTTCATATCCTTCACCGGAACCGGCACCACCTTCCACCGATTCTTCCGTGAGCTTTCCGCAGAACATATAACCCCGGAGGATCTCCGCAAAGCCTCCCTTTACACAGATTATGAGCGTGAAACCGAGCTCCTCCACGTCCTTCTCGGGCACTACAGGGATATCCTCGGAGAGAACGGGCTTTGTGATGATATGGATATACATGAAAACCCCGTTGTCGATGAACGCTGGCTGAGCAGATACAAAAAGGCTGTCATACTCATTTCCGGCTATCTCACCAGACACGAAAACAGAACCCTTGCAGAGCTCGGAAATCAACTCGAACTGCACATTATTTTTAATTTCTCAGGCTCTAAAACATGGAACCACAAAGAAACGGAACAAGCCCTCGCCATAGAGATCCCCGAAAGGGATCAGGTACCCCTCCCCCCTGTAACCCTATCCTCTGCGCCCACAGCTGCCGAGGAATACGAAAGGGTTATAGCGGCGGTTTACAGTTATATGGAATCGGGAACCGAACCTGAAAAGATAGCCGTACTCCTCCCCGATGAATCGATGAAAGAGATGTATCTACAGCACGACCCCTACAACCTCTTCAACGTATCCGCCGGTATGGATGCCATATCCTTCGAGCCACTGCAGATAGCGGAAACCATCGCCGAGGCCCTGGAGAAGTCCACAGAGAGGGGACTGCCCATCGAATCGGCGATGAAGATTATTCGCCAGCCCGCTTGCAGCAAACTTTTCGGAAGCATCGGCATTGAGCAGAGGGTTCTGAAAAGGATGGAAAACGGCGCACTCTTTGTCTCTGCAAAGGATCTGACGGCTGTCCCCGCCGTAAATGATACCATCGGGATCTATTTCGCAGAGGATGAGGCGGAGCTTTCCATGGCGGCATACATGATGATCACCTCGATTAAGGCCTTCAAAAAGATCCTCGATTCCGACAGGGAGATTCAACACGCAAATACAGTGATAACTGAGCTACAGCGGCTGAGAATCATATATTCCGCCGCTAATGACACCTTTCCTCTGTATGTTTGCATAAGACAGATACTTACCTCCCTCTCAGGCGTTCGCTTCCACCATCCGGGGGGGCCGGTAACCGTTATGGGGCTTCTGGAATCGAGGAATATGAAGTTTGATGCGGTCATCGTACCCGGAATGAATGCAGATACTTTTCCTCCGGTCAGTGAAAAGGATCTGTACCTCAATACAGAGCTCAGGCAGAACCTTAAGCTCCCCACCTTCATGGATAGAGAACACCTTGCAATAAACTATCTGGATCAGATCCTCCAGCGGAGCAAAAGTGCACAGCTTATTTACAGGGAACAGGGGGATGCCCACTTCCCAAGCCCATATATCGAAAAGCTGAGAACATCAAGAAAGCTCGAAACGATACAAAGCCCATACGGCGGGGCTCTCCTGTTTGGCAAAAAAGGGAGAAGAGGATACGAGGATATCGACACCCTCCCCCCTGTTAAGGATATTAAAGAGAGGCTCAAACGGAAAAAGATCAGCGCAACAATGCTTCAGGATTATCTGGATTGCACTTTCCGCTTCTGCCTTAAATATCTTTACGGACTCAGGACACCACCCGAGCCTCTGCACAAGATACCAGCGTATGAGTATGGTAACGCTCTGCACACGCTACTTGAACATATCTTCAAAGATGATATCGACTACTCACCCGAAGAGCTTCATAAGCTTATAAAGGAGGGCTTTCTCAAAAGTATGGCAAGATTCGATGCCTACAGCGCAAGCCCAGTGGAGCAATTCAAGTCTGAGATGACCGCCGAAGGATTGGTGAGCTTTGCTCGTAATGAGGCAGAGCGAAGACGGGAGGGGTGGAGAACCATCGAGTTTGAAGAGAAATACGAGGAGGAGCTATTCGGCTTTCCCTTCAAAGGGATCATCGACCGGATAGATCAGTCGGCGGATCATACTATTATCGTTGATTACAAGTTTTCAAAGAAAGATGAGAACTCAAAGGGGTTTGACCCGGAGAACCCAAAAGAAATCCAGATGCCCCTCTATGCACTGTTGTATGAAAAACGTCACGGTAAACTCCCCGATGGAGTTTTCTGGTATGAACTGAAGAACAAGTACAACCTTGTGAAGGCCTTTGACATGGCAGATATTGAACTGTTCAAAGGCTTTATAGAAACAGTAATCGGACGTATGACAGATGCACAGCAGGAGTTTACCAAAACAGAAAAAACAAGCCGTTGTCAGTATTGCGACTACGCAGACATCTGCGCAAGGAGCAGAAATTGA